One window of Oryza brachyantha chromosome 12, ObraRS2, whole genome shotgun sequence genomic DNA carries:
- the LOC102701594 gene encoding stress response protein nst1-like: MCILCAVQRWSRRVATMLPWLVLPLILLWALSQLLPAAYRFEVTSPRLACVSVLLLTLFWYEILLPRLSLWRARRSARLREERRAHALELQKLRKTATRRCRNCNNPYRDQNPGGGKFMCSYCGHVSKRPVLDLGPAGRLPTGWPCTQDWPNAAGDPAYWLDLRCSSDNLYSGFSWRLFSSFCLSMRWFWRKVLRFGSSGDGEGLGRDGKRLAKEGDNGIKAEESRVEKAKRKAEEKRLARLEKEMLEEEERKQREEMAKLVEERRRLRDEKAEAEERSKGATPVGEKDPRKEVERRRQERKRKDEKDKGSSKSNSDCEDIERRVGREGERKRDSDRRNEPEKRDATRVGAEGYKPHNFDANNQASKTVQSKAKYFGRMTGGLLSSSRGFSSGSFFGRSVQASVPQANKVNKPLVTITDQSNVVKRDAQPPATAVPATAAGTTNSWTNAYRPVSPNVQSQPTGLKKSWHQLFSRSASVSPCPEVPASAPENNGQPEPHGAQINNAQIFLSQYPPLDSKPSSSRSMQFPGFPPVNGAPANMPLSHFPAGHMPFYSEAEPTVFEELEQFEDPCYDPDAIALLGPVSESLDNFPLDLDSGFISSDITKETHVKPSPIESPLSRSRTVEENPIGHSTAKGPNASILPEASNEQGTWQMWGTPLVQDSLGLRGPQTEWLLPNTNQFNHGVNHLNGRTTNPLGSGLDDNGPWLQKTPFQQLPLDTRSLFLSHDVPEKAIHNDLGFGSPNKSARLHPFGPPGHSWSKEALVLNGTQEASKICSPTAAPVGSGFFSTNPDVQSVWSFNQKETT; this comes from the exons ATGTGTATACTGTGCGCCGTGCAACGGTGGTCGCGGCGCGTCGCCACCATGCTGCCGTGGCTCGTGCTCCCGCTCATCCTCCTCTGGGCGCTCTCGCagctcctccccgccgcctaCCGCTTCGAGGTCACCTCCCCGCGCCTCGCCTGCGtctccgtcctcctcctcaccctcTTCTGGTACGAgatcctcctcccccgcctctCCCTCTGGcgcgcccgccgctccgcccgccTCCGCGAGGAGCGCCGCGCCCACGCCCTCGAGCTCCAGAAGCTCCGCAAGACCGCCACTCGCCGTTGCCGTAACTGCAACAATCCCTACCGCGACCAGAACCCCGGCGGCGGAAAGTTCATGTGCTCCTACTGCGGCCATGTATCCAAAAGGCCCGTGCTTGACCTCGGCCCTGCCGGGAGGCTCCCCACGGGGTGGCCTTGCACCCAGGATTGGCCAAATGCTGCCGGTGACCCAGCATACTGGCTTGACTTGCGCTGCTCCTCCGATAACCTCTACTCGGGATTCTCATGGCGCTTGTTCTCTTCATTTTGCCTCAGCATGAGGTGGTTCTGGAGGAAAGTGCTCAGATTTGGCTCCTCGGGGGATGGCGAAGGCTTGGGCCGAGATGGTAAAAGATTAGCAAAAGAAGGGGACAATGGAATAAAGGCCGAGGAGAGCAGAGTGGAGAAGGCAAAAAggaaggcagaggagaaaaggTTGGCGAGGCTGGAGAAGGAAATgctagaggaggaggagcgcaaACAGCGGGAGGAGATGGCAAAGCTTGTGGAGGAACGGAGGAGGCTAAGGGATGAGAAAGCAGAAGCTGAAGAGCGATCCAAAGGCGCCACACCTGTTGGGGAGAAGGATCCTCGGAAGGAAGTGGAACGTAGGCGgcaggagaggaagaggaaggatgAGAAGGATAAGGGATCGAGCAAGAGCAATTCAGATTGCGAGGATATCGAGAGAAGAGTGGGCAGGGAAGGGGAGAGAAAGCGGGACTCTGATAGAAGAAACGAGCCAGAGAAGCGGGATGCAACAAGAGTTGGAGCTGAGGGTTATAAGCCCCATAATTTTGATGCTAACAACCAGGCTAGCAAGACAGTACAGAGCAAGGCAAAGTACTTTGGCCGTATGACAGGCGGTCTGTTATCTTCTTCAAGAGGTTTCAGTAGCGGTTCCTTTTTTGGCAGAAGTGTTCAGGCCTCTGTTCCTCAAGCTAACAAGGTGAATAAACCACTTGTTACTATAACTGACCAGAGTAATGTAGTCAAAAGAGATGCCCAGCCTCCTGCAACAGCCGTACCTGCTACTGCTGCAGGGACTACAAATTCTTGGACTAATGCTTATCGACCT GTTAGTCCAAATGTGCAGTCACAGCCTACTGGCCTTAAAAAGTCATGGCACCAGCTGTTTAGTCGCTCAGCATCAGTGTCACCTTGTCCTGAAGTTCCTGCTTCAGCCCCTGAAAACAACGGGCAACCAGAACCACATGGAGCACAAATTAACAATGCTCAAATCTTCCTATCTCAGTATCCACCTCTGGACAGTAAGCCTAGTTCAAGCCGATCCATGCAATTTCCAGGTTTTCCACCAGTGAATGGAGCACCTGCCAACATGCCACTCTCTCATTTTCCAGCTGGACATATGCCCTTCTATAGCGAGGCAGAACCAACAGTGTTTGAAGAGTTAGAACAATTTGAGGACCCGTGCTATGATCCAGATGCAATCGCATTGCTTGGGCCAGTTTCAGAGTCCCTAGATAACTTTCCTTTAGACTTGGATAGCGGGTTTATCTCTAGTGACATCACCAAGGAAACACATGTGAAACCTTCACCAATTGAGTCTCCTCTCTCAAGATCACGTACAGTCGAGGAAAATCCTATTGGACACTCAACTGCAAAAGGGCCTAATGCTTCTATTTTGCCTGAGGCTAGCAATGAACAAGGCACATGGCAAATGTGGGGCACACCATTGGTTCAAGACAGTTTAGGCCTACGAGGTCCTCAGACTGAGTGGCTCCTACCAAACACAAATCAATTTAACCATGGCGTCAATCATTTGAATGGCAGAACAACAAACCCACTGGGTTCTGGTTTGGATGACAATGGTCCGTGGCTGCAGAAAACACCTTTTCAGCAATTGCCTCTTGATACAAGGAGTTTATTTCTTTCACATGATGTCCCAGAGAAGGCTATACACAATGATTTGGGTTTTGGATCGCCAAACAAATCAGCCCGTTTGCACCCGTTTGGTCCACCTGGTCACTCTTGGTCCAA